The nucleotide window cggatcatttttctaatttttgtgtatttagttatgaattttctaagaaaaagtaataaaataataatttagggtaaaaggcaaggatgtggccatgttgactgacgtacacttgtgcaagtggTGAAAGGTGATGGGTTGAGATCACGCCAGGTGTCCTCTTGCAattattttgacttttttagtgcaaaaatctttgaaaaaaggtaataaatagtaggaaaatcctaaaaatgcccCGAAAATTACTCCGGCCTCCTTGTGACGTTATAAAACTAGgggaacctataaatcatctGTTTCGTAATgaaaaaatctaaattattttacataactcactttcctcttaaccctaagtatatatgtttgttaactttaacttcaataacctacttcaacaagcatctcccgttaatgttcggaataatttttaaaaatacgtAACCATGAATCGGGGAATTCAACAAGGGAGATGGAGtgtcaatgagttcgtagcaattttcggatcatttttctaatttttttgtatttagttatgaattttctaagaaaaagtaataaaataataatttaggataAAATGCAAGGATGTGCCCATGTTGAttgacgtacacttgtgcaagtggTGAAAGGTGACGCGCTGAGATCGTACCAGATGTCCTCttgcaattattttggcttttttagtgcaaaaatctttgaaaaaaggtaataaatagtaggaaaatcctaaaaatgcccTGAAAATTACTCGGACCTCCTTCtgatgttataaaactaggggaacctataaatcatccgTTTCGCAATgaaaaaatctaaattatttttacataactcactttcctcttaaccctaagtatatatttttgttcactTTAACAAGTATATTTCCTTAATATTCgttatataatttgtaataatacaagaattagtttcctttcatATATAAGGATGTAAAATAATCtgttttgttataataatgtacatatataataattgcaCATGCTTTGAAGCCATCATTGCAACTACGCCTAGAGCTTTGAACACGTCAgaggtattcaataagttgtccacatGCAACTGCACCTAGAGCTTTGAACACGTCAgaggtattcaataagttgtccataTGACGCCGCATTGGGAATCagtaatatattttctatcatgtccaatcacataaaataatgcCATACTTTTTCTGAAAAACCTCACACAAGTGaagcaattttaaaatattagtgAATATTTGTCCTAGTCTATATGAGTGATTATATATTCAGCGTGCATTTTTTTCACAGTATATGTTAACTTTGAGAGGGATTCCacaaacatataatataaagaaagaaagaaatagtagGAGATGAACCAgtacaaaaaacaatatataaatgGTACATAATAATTCCATAACCTTGTCACAAACGCACTCACAAATGCTTTTCCATAAACCTTgtcctaacatataataaataaaggcaaCATTGCATATGATGCAGCCATGTCCAAATCTGATACGTGATCACAAAACTTGGTTAGTAAATCCATTCTATGGGGGGAGTGAGTTTCTATGGAGGAGAGAGTTTCAGTAGATGGAGACAGATTCGGTGGAGGAGTGAGTTTTGTGTGGAGGGAGAATTTCTATGAAAGGAGTGATAGTAATACCAATAAAAGGGTTCccaccaaaaaatatttggttgacaatgtataaattaatttttggtcTGATACAATCTAAGTTTAATCCTAACTAGTTTGGTTGAGTTCACTAACTAGATGTCACTTCCATTGAGTTTCTTTCAACCACTATCAGTGGTGTAAGGAGAGTgtgaggttgacatgcttgaaaagcaaaacctgacacctcttttttttaaaattgaaagaaagtaCATATGTTGACTACACACAACCTTTGGTATGTTGGTCTATAAACCTATGTTCCCTTTCTCAAACgaaattgcatatgcaatcctcatcctcccaaaacaaataggattattcaagcatgtcaacctcttCAGGCGCCAACAACACAATCGAAGATGACAAAATGGAGTCGCAGGTTCTATTTCCACATTGTACTTACCGACCCCTTCctttttcaacatcatttggGAGTGAGGGGGACTCCGATGATCCATTAGAGGCAATACATGCAGTCAGTAGCAAGCTGGATTATAATTCCAGACTGATCAATTCATGGCACGAGAAATGTGTTGAAGACGAGGCCATTTTGGCTGATCTTAACATTAGAGTGAACAAAGCGTTCTCCCAAAAGAACAAGTACTTGAAGCTGAGTCATAAAAGGAAGCTAAAAGCTGAGAAGTTGGATACAgtaatgaatgatgaaattaaAGGTTGTTTGATGAACCATATGCGATGCGAAGAGCACCATAGTGAACTGGAGTTGGCATTCAACGAAGGATTCGAAAAATTCCGAGCATTTGCGGCAACTACTCATACAAGTTATAATTGGGACTATGTGTCCCCTGATGCTGTGAGAGAGATACTAGACGATGGTGGTGACATGAATGAGCATAAGCACGTCAAAGCTGCTCGGAAGAAGCCAACCGATACGACTAAGTGATTGCGGCTACCGctgttcagttggttgaggGTGATCATGGTATTGCACAAATTAGAAGTATATTCCCTTAATGTCATTatctaatttaaaataacacaaatatcagtttcatttgcttcatatataattattgggactatgtattgcaagtcatcatgtgtTCCTTCTGTCtaacattatattttgcaaatatcaaaatattattcaataagCAGTCAATATCACAGCAAGTTGGGAATCAGTAAAGCCCCATTATCATGTCCATTCACATTAAAGAGCTGGCGtactttttctcaaaaaactgACACGTGAGTCATAAGTAACATAACATGTGCTATACATTGTTTAGTGAatggtttatggtttatttatatataataaaattccaaatattgCTGAATATTTATTTCGTCTATATCACTGGGGACATGAGTGACCATAAGCATGTGAGACCTGCTAAGAAGAAGCTGACCAATACGATCGAGGGATTGTGGCTACTGTTGTTCAGTTGGTTGGGGAGATCGTGGTATTGCTAAGAGGGAGCACATAATATGTTTTgcaatcaaattttcttttgtgtgtggaatTATGAGTAGTTCAAATGTTAGTGTACCCTTTAATATTCTCCAACAGTTCGAAATGTGATTAGCTGCAATGTACTTTTTTACACGCTGCTTTCTAATCACTCTGTCCCAACAAAGTGCTTCAAGTATCCTTCAGTTACAAATGTTTACAAAATCGTGCCCCTAATAACCAGTCGAGCTCAGATCTTAATAACCAGTAAAACACTAGAACATAACATTCGGAAAAAGTGGGTActgctggaaatcattacGGGTAATGGAAACAACAGCTGGCTGCTGGAAATGCTGCATTAGCCTGTGATATAATCAATGAATCTCtgttaaaacataattcaCCATAAACTACCCATTTTACATGGTAAAAGTCATTGCTTCTTCACataactcaaaatttgataCTTTATCAAATGTCTATGAAAATTTCTAAATAGGGAGAAGACATAAAATTAACATGTGTCCAAATTTCATGCaagaatgaaaccaagcaaattttcatttcaattaccAGTGGACATAGTAAGAGCTCATGGGTggacatgaacaaaaaaataataataataaaaactgaatCTAGAAAACTTCACCTGATCATTAGTCTTCATAACAACCGAATTTCGTCTAATAGAAACATAAATCATTCAGTTGGTCCGTGCATCCTGTCAAATTCGTCGAATAATGGGTCACTACGATCTATTGGAGTTGATCCGTCATTGTTCGACAGTGATGTCCTGCATAAACATCAAACACAAGCACATAAAAAATTTACCTATTCAAATTTTAGGTGTTATTATAAATAGTGTTAGCATCTTACGGTGTGTTCAAATTTCTTGGGCATTGTCTTCTATCATGACCAATGTGTCCACACTCCCGACGGTGTCTAATCCCTCGCTtcattgccttttcctttgctcCCGTTACTCGTTTCGACCTTCCTTTGCACCTCACTCTCTTAGGGTCTTTCAtatattgtgtttgagagCTGGACCCTCCAACTTCGTTATTACTTGGTCCATccttcaacaacttcaacttcacctGCAAACTTTTTAGAGTCTCTGACAGTAGCTCACATCCTTCTTCACTCATTAATGCATCCTCAACCACATCTGAAGCAAGTCGAGACATTGTACTCCGCTTTATTAAAAGACCAGGATCTGCAGAGTCTTTAATTTCGTTGCCATTTGCATCTGACACCAATCCAGATTTCGCAGTTTTCTTCCacctcttcaaaatatatttatcggGCATATATTCAATCTGGTCCCTTCTGAACAATGCTAGGATGTGCTTGCaaataattccaacaaattcaaatcttttgCAGCTACACGATGCGTGGTCAGAATCTTTGACATATACGACTTCTGCCACTCTTGTTTCCCAAATTTTCCTTTCGCTCACGTTAAAGACAACTTTAGAAGCATCCTCTGTTTTGAGCTCTAGGAAACATGCTGTACTTTGTATTAGTTCTTGctcaaacttttgaaacattgtccttgtgtacaaggtagccatttgtttgttcattggcATCGGTAGAATACATTGAGCCACTTCAAATGCATCTACGTGATCAGCAACTAACTCTTTTTGACGTTGATGAGAAAGTGCCCTCTCAAATCGTATTATGAAATCCATCAACGAATTTCTCTTTGATATGtattgcttgaaaaaaccatgagAACCTTCCGCTCTTTGGCTGCTTGACATTCCAGCGGCAAAAAATTGTCGTGCGTAGGCTGGAACCCAAGATTCCCttaaatcaaacattgaaCTTAGCCATGGATGGTCAGTCAAACCAGCCTTTGTAAccacaatattccattttgCATCAAACTCATCCTTATTGTCAATATCCCATATGGCTTTCTGAAATTCACGCCAATACTCCTTATAAGCAGAATGTGGTAACTTAACAGAGAACTTTGATGTGATGTGCCATATGCAAAGTCGATGAAATGTAGTCGGGAAGGCTATTGAAATCGCTCTGGTCATTGCCGCATCTTGATCTGTAATGATCGTTTTAGGTTCGCCACCTGGCATGGCTTTCTTAAACTCCTCAAACATCCAAATAAACGACTCAGTCGTTTCCTTGCTGAAAAATACGCATGCTAAGACAATTTTCTGACCATGGT belongs to Prunus persica cultivar Lovell chromosome G4, Prunus_persica_NCBIv2, whole genome shotgun sequence and includes:
- the LOC109948706 gene encoding protein FAR1-RELATED SEQUENCE 5-like translates to MDKIGFIKKDIYNLECSVNGKLRNHDVELVTEYFMAEQKKNEAFYFKIEGDGHDRFSRCFWADATSRPAYRFYGDVVVFDTTFNTNRYDLTFAPMLGVNNHGQKIVLACVFFSKETTESFIWMFEEFKKAMPGGEPKTIITDQDAAMTRAISIAFPTTFHRLCIWHITSKFSVKLPHSAYKEYWREFQKAIWDIDNKDEFDAKWNIVVTKAGLTDHPWLSSMFDLRESWVPAYARQFFAAGMSSSQRAEGSHGFFKQYISKRNSLMDFIIRFERALSHQRQKELVADHVDAFEVAQSCFLELKTEDASKVVFNVSERKIWETRVAEVVYVKDSDHASCSCKRFEFVGIICKHILALFRRDQIEYMPDKYILKRWKKTAKSGLVSDANGNEIKDSADPGLLIKRSTMSRLASDVVEDALMSEEGCELLSETLKSLQVKLKLLKDGPSNNEVGGSSSQTQYMKDPKRVRCKGRSKRVTGAKEKAMKRGIRHRRECGHIGHDRRQCPRNLNTPTSLSNNDGSTPIDRSDPLFDEFDRMHGPTE